One window of Mauremys reevesii isolate NIE-2019 linkage group 4, ASM1616193v1, whole genome shotgun sequence genomic DNA carries:
- the TCP11L1 gene encoding T-complex protein 11-like protein 1 isoform X1, whose protein sequence is MPHTHKEIESETLKMSQDPDIPHTSEEKSSDSEDIQEDSLNNPDQSMRERIRQSTSSPHRCNRAQSSPPRLVSMEELMETAKGVSNMALAHEIVVNGGFQIKPAELPEGSLEKTVKEIVHKAFWDCLEAQLSEDPPTYDHSIKLVGEIKEALLSFLLPGHTRLRNQITEVLDLDLIKQEAVNGALDISKLAEFIIGMMGTLCAPVRDEEIKKLKDIHEIVPLFRAIFSVLDLMKMDMANFAVSSIRPRLMQQSVEYEREKFQKIFEKQPNSLDFVTDWLQEASDDLAKLRCKNSPSPGVGAAASGVPVLCPAAVQNWAYLKLLKWDHVHRPFPETLLMDHTRFQEMQLELEQLTLTGAILVVMFNVAGAALSNLPEFADKIKTIIKVLLTGMHLPSFNLSESLATVGEKVCAEVNSCLSQHGFTPFTTEKEIALKGQIQTLGNSDNTICKLIDSRIQAFLESYLTSGHQKSFPAIPGGLGPIQREMEEIAVKYVRLVNYNKMVFSPYYDVILSKLLNKEESQLLG, encoded by the exons ATGCCACACACCCACAAGGAGATAGAGAGTG AAACATTGAAAATGTCTCAGGATCCTGATATTCCACATACAAGTGAGGAAAAATCAAGTGATTCAGAAGATATCCAAGAGGACAGCTTGAACAACCCAGATCAATCTATGAGAGAAAGGATACGACAAAGTACCTCAAGTCCACACAGATGCAACAGAGCTCAAT CTAGTCCCCCTCGGCTTGTGTCGATGGAAGAGCTGATGGAAACAGCAAAAGGAGTTTCCAATATGGCGTTAGCACATGAAATTGTAGTCAATGGAGGCTTCCAGATTAAACCAGCTGAATTACCAGAAGGCAG CCTGGAGAAAACTGTAAAAGAGATTGTACATAAAGCTTTTTGGGACTGTCTGGAAGCCCAGTTAAGTGAAGATCCACCAACATATGATCATTCAATTAAACTTGTTGGGGAGATTAAAGAG gctCTTCTATCTTTCTTATTGCCTGGTCATACTAGATTAAGAAATCAGATTACTGAAGTTCTGGATCTGGATCTGATAAAGCAGGAGGCAGTGAATGGGGCCCTGGATATTTCTAAGCTGGCAGAATTCATCATTGGAATGATGGGGACCCTTTGTGCTCCAGTTAGAGATGAGGAAATTAAGAAACTGAAAGACATTCATGAAATAGTCCCACTATTCAG aGCAATTTTCTCTGTATTAGACTTAATGAAAATGGACATGGCTAACTTTGCTGTCAGTAGCATTAGGCCGCGTTTAATGCAACAATCTGTTGAATATGAAAGAGAGAAGTTTCAGAAGATTTTTGAGAAACAGCCaa ATTCTCTAGACTTTGTCACCGACTGGCTGCAAGAAGCATCAGATGATCTTGCCAAGTTGAGGTGTAAAAATTCACCTTCCCCTGGTGTTGGTGCTGCTGCTAGTGGAGTTCCTGTATTGTGTCCTGCTGCTGTACAGAATTGGGCATATCTAAAGCTGCTTAAGTGGGATCATGTGCACAGGCCTTTCCCAGAA ACATTGTTAATGGACCACACCCGCTTTCAGGAAATGCAGCTGGAGCTGGAACAGCTCACCTTGACTGGTGCTATCCTCGTGGTCATGTTCAATGTAGCGGGTGCAGCACTTTCCAATCTGCCAGAGTTTGCTGACAAAATCAAAACCATTATAAAGGTGTTGTTGACGGGAATGCATCTTCC CTCCTTTAacctgagtgaatctttggctACTGTTGGTGAGAAGGTCTGTGCTGAAGTTAatagctgtctttcccaacatggatTCACGCCATTCACAACTGAGAAAGAGATTGCGCTTAAAGGACAGATCCAGACATTGGGAAACTCTGACAACACCATATGCAAATTGATAG attCTCGAATCCAGGCATTTTTGGAGAGCTATCTGACTTCTGGTCATCAGAAATCATTTCCTGCTATTCCTGGGGGATTAGGCCCTATTCAAAGAGAGATGGAAGAAATTGCTGTGAAGTATGTTCGCCTTGTCAACTATAACAAGATGGTGTTCAGCCCATACTATGATGTGATCCTCAGCAAACTACTGAATAAGGAAGAATCCCAATTGTTAGGGTAG
- the TCP11L1 gene encoding T-complex protein 11-like protein 1 isoform X2, with protein sequence MSQDPDIPHTSEEKSSDSEDIQEDSLNNPDQSMRERIRQSTSSPHRCNRAQSSPPRLVSMEELMETAKGVSNMALAHEIVVNGGFQIKPAELPEGSLEKTVKEIVHKAFWDCLEAQLSEDPPTYDHSIKLVGEIKEALLSFLLPGHTRLRNQITEVLDLDLIKQEAVNGALDISKLAEFIIGMMGTLCAPVRDEEIKKLKDIHEIVPLFRAIFSVLDLMKMDMANFAVSSIRPRLMQQSVEYEREKFQKIFEKQPNSLDFVTDWLQEASDDLAKLRCKNSPSPGVGAAASGVPVLCPAAVQNWAYLKLLKWDHVHRPFPETLLMDHTRFQEMQLELEQLTLTGAILVVMFNVAGAALSNLPEFADKIKTIIKVLLTGMHLPSFNLSESLATVGEKVCAEVNSCLSQHGFTPFTTEKEIALKGQIQTLGNSDNTICKLIDSRIQAFLESYLTSGHQKSFPAIPGGLGPIQREMEEIAVKYVRLVNYNKMVFSPYYDVILSKLLNKEESQLLG encoded by the exons ATGTCTCAGGATCCTGATATTCCACATACAAGTGAGGAAAAATCAAGTGATTCAGAAGATATCCAAGAGGACAGCTTGAACAACCCAGATCAATCTATGAGAGAAAGGATACGACAAAGTACCTCAAGTCCACACAGATGCAACAGAGCTCAAT CTAGTCCCCCTCGGCTTGTGTCGATGGAAGAGCTGATGGAAACAGCAAAAGGAGTTTCCAATATGGCGTTAGCACATGAAATTGTAGTCAATGGAGGCTTCCAGATTAAACCAGCTGAATTACCAGAAGGCAG CCTGGAGAAAACTGTAAAAGAGATTGTACATAAAGCTTTTTGGGACTGTCTGGAAGCCCAGTTAAGTGAAGATCCACCAACATATGATCATTCAATTAAACTTGTTGGGGAGATTAAAGAG gctCTTCTATCTTTCTTATTGCCTGGTCATACTAGATTAAGAAATCAGATTACTGAAGTTCTGGATCTGGATCTGATAAAGCAGGAGGCAGTGAATGGGGCCCTGGATATTTCTAAGCTGGCAGAATTCATCATTGGAATGATGGGGACCCTTTGTGCTCCAGTTAGAGATGAGGAAATTAAGAAACTGAAAGACATTCATGAAATAGTCCCACTATTCAG aGCAATTTTCTCTGTATTAGACTTAATGAAAATGGACATGGCTAACTTTGCTGTCAGTAGCATTAGGCCGCGTTTAATGCAACAATCTGTTGAATATGAAAGAGAGAAGTTTCAGAAGATTTTTGAGAAACAGCCaa ATTCTCTAGACTTTGTCACCGACTGGCTGCAAGAAGCATCAGATGATCTTGCCAAGTTGAGGTGTAAAAATTCACCTTCCCCTGGTGTTGGTGCTGCTGCTAGTGGAGTTCCTGTATTGTGTCCTGCTGCTGTACAGAATTGGGCATATCTAAAGCTGCTTAAGTGGGATCATGTGCACAGGCCTTTCCCAGAA ACATTGTTAATGGACCACACCCGCTTTCAGGAAATGCAGCTGGAGCTGGAACAGCTCACCTTGACTGGTGCTATCCTCGTGGTCATGTTCAATGTAGCGGGTGCAGCACTTTCCAATCTGCCAGAGTTTGCTGACAAAATCAAAACCATTATAAAGGTGTTGTTGACGGGAATGCATCTTCC CTCCTTTAacctgagtgaatctttggctACTGTTGGTGAGAAGGTCTGTGCTGAAGTTAatagctgtctttcccaacatggatTCACGCCATTCACAACTGAGAAAGAGATTGCGCTTAAAGGACAGATCCAGACATTGGGAAACTCTGACAACACCATATGCAAATTGATAG attCTCGAATCCAGGCATTTTTGGAGAGCTATCTGACTTCTGGTCATCAGAAATCATTTCCTGCTATTCCTGGGGGATTAGGCCCTATTCAAAGAGAGATGGAAGAAATTGCTGTGAAGTATGTTCGCCTTGTCAACTATAACAAGATGGTGTTCAGCCCATACTATGATGTGATCCTCAGCAAACTACTGAATAAGGAAGAATCCCAATTGTTAGGGTAG